The following proteins are co-located in the Leishmania major strain Friedlin complete genome, chromosome 30 genome:
- a CDS encoding eukaryotic translation initiation factor 3 subunit 7-like protein, producing the protein MSFELPELYINPQFSWGPPEEEMKLDDGAPFELYSKADALEAVDWFTYKREADVSDSDSDDEAVAANKRKAFKQVEDNARLNALRTEREKTVMFNPRNNGPRNAKLAAGKKGGKDNRNNNQRRNRRKVTELPNTYNASAMAVVQHVMKQTDMTKLRMSALPKVIELGLYGTPPIYNTGIEAATCARPLPLDESKYDEDYFMRGLTTEDPELRKIMGETQRYPLVVVTDEILSLLMVCTRSSYPWHIRVLNYNNIWILVKGEDSNIEKQWVSETAGHEVRPSEGADNRAERISSLGEESTKVYDCFARASCAKSFAQVRTNRSPFSRKQPRMYSYRRYIMHDGTPDRYDIVVRCEVDALMPRTNDRVRCFALLEQCVVSEKDSSWRREGLLKNAASFLPIEYAHNGCKIARWTALSLLSDAKLMKIGFVTCEEKMEKGQRVFDHKQHEVLSVQTYSPASLATQFGIDVSNMWAIVDHIMRPFIEGHSICPSILMKPGDKSELIVVEEEDDDDESDEDDSEEDGDDGDDKDDE; encoded by the coding sequence ATGTCCTTTGAGCTTCCCGAGTTGTACATCAACCCCCAGTTCTCCTGGGGTCCccccgaggaggagatgaagcTGGACGACGGCGCCCCCTTCGAGCTCTACTCCAAGGCggacgcgctggaggcggtggactGGTTCACCtacaagagagaggcggatgTGAGTGACAGCGATAGTGACGATGAAGCCGTGGCAGCCAACAAGCGCAAGGCGTTCAAGCAGGTGGAGGACAACGCCCGTCTCAACGCGTTGCGCACGGAGCGCGAGAAGACAGTCATGTTCAACCCGCGCAACAACGGCCCGCGTAACGCGAAGTTGGCGGCTGGCAAGAAGGGCGGCAAGGACAACCGCAACAACAACCAGCGCCGCAACCGCCGAAAGGTGACGGAGCTGCCAAACACCTACAACGCCTCTGCGATggctgtggtgcagcacgTGATGAAGCAGACAGATATGACGAAGCTCCGCATGAGCGCGCTACCCAAGGTGATCGAACTCGGCCTCTATGGTACCCCACCGATCTACAACACCGGCATCGAGGCAGCCACGTGCGCacgcccgctgccgctcgacGAATCCAAGTACGATGAAGACTACTTTATGCGTGGGCTCACCACAGAGGAtccggagctgcgcaagatCATGGGCGAGACGCAGCGCTACCCGCTCGTGGTTGTCACGGATGAGATTCTGTCTCTGCTGATGGTGTGCACCCGCTCCTCTTACCCGTGGCACATTCGCGTCCTCAACTACAACAACATCTGGATCCTGGTCAAGGGCGAGGACAGCAACATCGAAAAGCAGTGGGTGAGCGAGACGGCCGGGCATGAGGTTCGCCCGTCCGAGGGCGCCGACAACCGTGCCGAGCGCATCTCTTCCCTGGGCGAGGAGTCGACCAAGGTGTACGACTGCTTCGCGCGCGCCTCGTGCGCGAAGAGCTTTGCGCAGGTGAGGACGAACCGCAGCCCCTTCTCCCGCAAGCAGCCGCGCATGTACAGCTACCGCCGCTACATCATGCACGACGGCACGCCGGACCGCTACGACATCGTCGTGCGCTGCGAAGTGGATGCGCTGATGCCGCGCACAAACGACCGCGTCCGCTGCttcgcgctgctggagcagtgCGTCGTCAGCGAGAAGGACTCGTCGTGGCGCCGCGAGGGCCTGCTGAAGaacgccgcctccttcctgCCCATCGAGTACGCGCACAACGGCTGCAAGATCGCGCgctggacggcgctgtcgctaTTGTCGGACGCCAAGCTGATGAAAATCGGTTTCGTGACCTGCGAGGAAAAAATGGAAAAGGGCCAGCGCGTGTTCGACCACAAGCAGCACGAGGTGCTCTCCGTTCAGACCTACTCGCCCGCGTCCCTCGCCACACAGTTCGGTATTGACGTGTCGAACATGTGGGCCATCGTGGACCACATCATGCGACCCTTCATCGAGGGTCATTCGATCTGCCCGTCGATTCTCATGAAGCCCGGCGACAAGTCAGAGCTGAtcgtcgtcgaggaggaggacgacgacgacgaaagcgacgaggacgactcggaggaggacggcgacgatggcgatgACAAGGACGACGAGTAG
- a CDS encoding protein kinase-like protein — MLWADFEPPLRDFSGSDGQAAMGPILFAEATTVHYRGSVYHGLTEEMLQRGGSTFSIQVSIPTFPTNVTLVRPIMMSILTSNVRLVDDAGTVVRRVQPAAHSEAAAHAFNHTKAWLAWRRFVKDILSHSQIEVSPNGHLVKVRFASGKWVLPAQTSALIVPCLPFSLFEQLGRLGMQDLPNNCLAGDPFFVSKKSFLQLDEARWNPSQQVFVTGGSISIPLTGASSTVFDKAELERRLRVMEGYTCLHTRSAVVRGSRWDVRDNVYRFTPHRGGVQTLCYVPYPDTLPFLSVKLMDSYEVAGPEGVSTDPPQVHADLEFAGTIYGTNLTEQDTAVITDELCADFTSQNVFFVDLFFSSSSRVSFVGTFHKRGIYHVCYHREGSPMYVLVSTLLVERGADVVIDNDSPNVLIDQDVKLLQSASVSRLNVQEKGNLNLRQRSLNVSYFLWSGGSISGRGTINCTGYAKITTQGYETRVLSVPLYNYGEMTIDVQRLSMERDGAIHNYGNLTLAVSSMGVDSISSVLSAGRRNAITNSPGGVIRIMALDERSYALLTGRFIFQGGSVMLLGKINLTDASSYADSTVTLKSGTLLTAHQTHLGGTVVVEERSVLTLMKGCVFVSATISGDGVVRLLGDDVVLNSLTVTGSIRALFGVGLIDPISVIAYGTTHFGENTLVHVTNANFVTSSGHAKVTFLGRLLADFVTVRFTGNMILQIGGVAALYGNMSGEALNFHRTLTTLSGYSLPLATASFVSRNATMFAIDTFRLDEAVDLSTRGDEDAAKGIVSSLDPFKSIVSGPAAVATRACEVYLPTSQRLTVSGRLVLRGCVQVPAGGTISGAVVKLEDSADWELLHQTFCIFADLETLPHLCRHDRRSAPPLRSGLSLSEKVYVRSPASFLLDELTLIHSHTRVTDSVPITIKDTIIVRAGSTLVLTYGMVMAARHIVIEGTLVVNDPRNTVLKGLVEVKEEGIIELHGVSGMSCANELLVEGRLYLAPNARGFHFRCLSASDDDIGGEDSEAAPADPEGSGTMKSVGRLDALLRKRALANLRPDMTCPDDVVHDYDSRRQFINLYWMRQAYDPPADQPTRRDMIWMTLFGIACCFGTFHILLTMWGYTYKKWWSDIRAPCPLQLTLTWDELSYSAVNCFSFCRFIIIHFLNTMAAFHPGLPAPLPSVAGMLLRGMGLLMPHHQTPISRPRKVGLFYIAWLFTFLYVKKRGSWLITYLRRRHPYLLDAMQKLYTVLTILNFIFLAPLMSSVVDAIAWPTLLRNVPTYEVMQQDIWVAISVISFVSMGVIAPSSILTNQMCIPHMDLRVRASNMFVHFAVQMWETVMWKVFYNNPTCVVFNCIFFQFIRLAFFLCFPATPYKNVNRFMIFLLMQPFFVYFVIILYMVLVRTGVYTSCTQGTDLFRVVSAAFVISLFVNFWRNVLFTQEQTTATGDVSIDALRCSMTQIRNRIHDLKFEVYASTDAMERENILNAIARMRIEYLEKQERYRFETHRILRPFIFSGTGFDGDTHLQSHSSVASYSNDDGDDASNMHPAMSPNMQQGTLLSVEEMETFSCGPALGKGSYGTVHLGILTNGKMVAVKYVNVVSESPETLASVEAEVNMLRELSHPNIIRYFGAHTIQDTMLVFMEFAVGGSLTSIVKKFTHLTEPVMQLYTFQILKGLQYLHDKGVVHRDIKGENILIDGYGVAKLADFGCSKSLANIANSSQVGCGTLVGSPFWMAPEVIRSEAYGTKADIWSVGCTVVEMLNGGEPPWREEFDNVYSAMFYVGSTNDIPQIPEETSDPCRAFLFRCFEREVMKRASADELLQHPWLKSAAAASHAEDSSDNFLSFSTVLSPSLKPAYDWHRAAGFSRSTPHSSREDLTSPLNGSTAPQPPNSSIASITSNASKKLK, encoded by the coding sequence ATGCTGTGGGCAGACTTTGAGCCTCCATTGCGCGACTTCTCAGGATCTGATGGCCAAGCGGCGATGGGCCCGATCCTGTTTGCCGAGGCCACGACAGTCCACTATCGCGGCTCCGTGTACCACGGCCTTACGGAGgagatgctgcagcgcggcggcagcaccttctcGATTCAGGTGTCCATTCCAACGTTTCCGACGAACGTTACGCTCGTTCGCCCCATCATGATGTCCATCCTGACAAGCAACGTGCGCCTTGTCGACGACGCGGGGACTgtcgtgcgccgcgtgcagccggcggcgcacagcgaggcggcggcacatgCGTTCAATCACACGAAGGCGTGGCTGGCCTGGCGCCGCTTTGTGAAAGATATTCTTTCCCATAGCCAGATTGAGGTTAGCCCGAATGGGCACCTCGTGAAGGTGAGGTTTGCGAGTGGGAAGTGGGTGCTGCCGGCTCAGACGTCAGCGCTCATTGTCCCCTGCCTGCCCTTTTCCTTGTTCGAGCAGCTGGGCAGGCTTGGGATGCAAGACTTGCCGAATAACTGCCTCGCCGGAGACCCTTTTTTTGTGAGCAAAAAATCATTTTTGCAGCTGGACGAGGCACGATGGAACCCGTCGCAGCAAGTGTTCGTTACCGGTGGGTCCATCTCCATCCCTCTCACCggcgcctccagcaccgttTTTGACAAGGCCGAGCTGGAGCGACGGCTTCGCGTGATGGAGGGGTACACGTgtctgcacacgcgcagcgccgttgtgcgtggcagccgcTGGGACGTCCGCGACAACGTCTACCGCTTTACTCCACACCGTGGCGGTGTGCAGACCCTCTGCTACGTTCCCTATCCAGACACACTGCCATTTCTGAGCGTGAAGCTGATGGACTCGTACGAGGTGGCGGGCCCGGAAGGGGTCTCAACGGATCCGCCCCAGGTTCACGCGGACCTAGAGTTCGCCGGCACCATCTACGGCACCAACCTGACGGAGCAGGACACGGCGGTCATTACGGATGAGCTGTGCGCCGACTTCACGTCGCAGAACGTCTTCTTCGTCGACCTcttcttcagcagcagctctcgaGTGAGCTTCGTCGGCACCTTCCACAAGCGCGGTATTTATCACGTGTGTTACCACCGGGAAGGTTCCCCTATGTACGTGCTGGTGTCGACGTTATTGGTCGAGCGGGGTGCGGATGTGGTGATCGATAACGACAGCCCGAATGTGCTGATAGACCAGGACGTCAAGCTGCTGCAgtccgcctccgtctcgcGGCTCAACGTCCAAGAGAAGGGAAACCTCAacctgcgccagcgcagcctgAATGTGTCGTACTTCCTCTGGTCTGGAGGCAGCATCTCTGGCAGAGGCACCATCAACTGCACCGGGTACGCGAAGATCACCACCCAAGGCTACGAGACGCGGGTGCTGTCGGTGCCGCTCTACAACTACGGCGAGATGACGATCGACGTGCAGCGACTGTCCATGGAGCGGGACGGGGCGATCCACAACTACGGCAACCTGACGCTGGCCGTCTCGAGCATGGGAGTGgacagcatcagcagcgttCTCTCTGCTGGGCGGCGCAACGCGATCACGAACTCCCCAGGGGGCGTCATTCGCATCATGGCGCTCGACGAGCGCTCCTACGCGCTGCTCACTGGCCGCTTCATCTTTCAAGGTGGGTCAGTGATGCTGTTGGGCAAGATCAACCTCACCGATGCCTCCAGCTATGCAGATTCGACTGTGACGCTGAAGAGTGGAACGCTTCTCACGGCCCACCAGACGCACCTTGGCGGCaccgtggtggtggaggagcgaTCCGTTCTGACGTTGATGAAGGGGTGTGTCTTCGTTTCGGCGACCATCTCGGGCGATGgcgtggtgcggctgctgggGGATGACGTGGTGCTCAACTCGCTCACGGTGACGGGCTCCATTCGCGCTCTTTTCGGCGTAGGTCTGATCGACCCGATCTCCGTCATCGCCTACGGCACTACGCACTTTGGCGAGAACACCCTAGTGCATGTGACGAACGCCAATTTCGTGACCTCCAGTGGGCACGCCAAGGTGACGTTTctcggccgcctcctcgccgacTTTGTCACGGTGCGCTTCACTGGCAACATGATTCTGCAAatcggcggcgtggcagcgctgTACGGCAACATGTCCGGCGAAGCCCTCAACTTCCATCGCACCCTCACCACGTTGTCCGGCTACTCGCTACCGCTCGCCACGGCGTCTTTTGTGTCGCGAAATGCGACCATGTTTGCAATCGACACCTTCCGCCTGGACGAGGCGGTCGATCTCAGCAcgcgcggcgacgaggacgctgcgAAGGGCATCGTCTCCTCGCTCGACCCCTTCAAAAGCATCGTTAGCGGCCCAGCGGCCGTGGCGACGCGAGCGTGTGAAGTGTATCTGCCGACGTCGCAGCGTCTGACGGTGAGCGGGCGGCTTGTGCTGCGTGGATGTGTGCAGGTGCCGGCAGGCGGCACCATCAGCGGCGCGGTGGTGAAGCTGGAGGACTCGGCGGActgggagctgctgcaccagacGTTTTGCATCTTTGCCGATCTGgagacgctgccgcacctcTGCCGACACGACCGTCGCAGCGCACCGCCCCTGCGGAGCGGCTTGTCGCTCAGCGAAAAGGTGTACGTGCGCAGCCCGGCGTCTTTTTTGCTTGACGAGCTCACGCTCATTCACAGCCACACGCGTGTCACGGACTCTGTCCCCATCACCATCAAGGACACAATCATCGTGCGGGCCGGCTCCACCCTTGTGCTGACCTATGGCATGGTGATGGCAGCGCGCCACATCGTCATCGAGGGCACCCTCGTTGTGAACGACCCGCGAAACACAGTTTTGAAGGGCCTGgtggaggtgaaggaggagggcatcATCGAGCTACACGGTGTCTCCGGGATGTCGTGTGCGAACGAGCTTCTGGTGGAGGGGCGCCTCTACCTCGCGCCGAACGCGCGAGGGTTTCACTTCCGCTGCCTGAGCGCCAGCGATGACGACATCGGCGGTGAGGACAGCGAGGCAGCACCTGCCGACCCGGAGGGCAGCGGAACCATGAAGTCGGTGGGTCGTctcgacgcgctgctgcgtaaGCGAGCCTTGGCGAACCTCCGGCCTGACATGACGTGCCCCGATGACGTCGTTCACGATTACGACTCACGCCGCCAGTTCATCAACCTTTACTGGATGCGCCAGGCGTACGACCCACCAGCTGACCAGCCAACGCGGCGCGACATGATCTGGATGACACTCTTCGGCATTGCCTGTTGTTTTGGCACATTTCACATCCTGCTGACTATGTGGGGGTACACGTACAAGAAGTGGTGGAGCGATATTCGGGCGCCGTGTCCACTGCAGCTCACGCTAACGTGGGATGAGCTGAGCTACAGCGCCGTCAACTGCTTCTCCTTCTGCAGATTTATCATCATCCACTTCCTGAACACCATGGCCGCTTTTCACCCGGGGCTGCCAGCACCGTTGCCGTCGGTGGCTGGCATGCTTCTGCGCGGGATGGGGCTGCTCATGCCGCACCACCAAACACCGATCAGCCGCCCCCGCAAGGTCGGCCTCTTCTACATTGCGTGGCTCTTTACATTCCTCTACGTGAAAAAGCGGGGCAGCTGGCTGATAACGTATCTGCGCCGCAGGCACCCATATTTGCTGGATGCTATGCAGAAGCTCTACACGGTGCTGACCATTCTCAACTTCATTTTTCTAGCGCCGCTCATGTCGTCTGTGGTGGACGCGATTGCGTGGCCGACCCTGCTGCGCAACGTGCCCACGTACGAAGTGATGCAGCAGGACATCTGGGTCGCCATCTCCGTCATTTCCTTCGTGTCGATGGGTGTCATAGCACCGTCGAGCATTTTGACGAACCAGATGTGTATCCCCCACATGGATCTTCGGGTGCGAGCGTCGAACATGTTTGTGCACTTCGCGGTGCAGATGTGGGAAACGGTCATGTGGAAGGTCTTCTACAACAACCCGACGTGCGTGGTCTTCAACTGCATCTTCTTTCAGTTCATCCGGCTAGCCTTCTTCTTGTGCTTTCCGGCGACGCCGTACAAGAACGTGAACCGATTCATGATCTTCCTGTTGATGCAGCCCTTCTTCGTGTACTTTGTCATCATCCTGTACatggtgctggtgcgcaccggcgtgTACACGAGCTGTACGCAAGGCACCGACTTGTTCCGCGTCGTCTCAGCGGCGTTCGTCATCTCGCTCTTCGTCAACTTTTGGCGCAACGTGCTCTTTACGCAGGAGCAGACGACGGCCACAGGTGACGTCTCTATCGATGCCCTGCGCTGCTCCATGACCCAGATTCGCAACCGCATCCACGACCTGAAGTTTGAGGTGTACGCGAGCACCGATGCAATGGAACGGGAGAACATCCTCAACGCCATTGCCCGGATGCGGATCGAGTACCTGGAGAAACAGGAGCGGTACCGCTTCGAGACACACCGGATTCTGAGGCCCTTCATCTTCAGCGGGACCGGCTTTGACGGCGATACACACTTGCAGTCGCATagcagcgtcgcctcgtACAGCAACGAcgatggcgacgacgcaTCCAACATGCATCCGGCTATGTCACCGAACATGCAGCAAGGTACCCTTCTCAGCGTGGAGGAAATGGAGACCTTTAGCTGCGGTCCAGCGCTGGGCAAAGGTAGCTACGGCACCGTGCACCTCGGCATTCTCACAAATGGCAAGATGGTGGCCGTCAAGTACGTGAACGTCGTTAGCGAGAGCCCCGAGACTCTGGCAagcgtggaggcggaggtgaacATGCTGCGTGAGTTGTCCCACCCGAACATCATCCGCTACTTTGGCGCGCACACGATCCAAGACACAATGCTGGTGTTCATGGAGTTCGCCGTCGGGGGCAGCTTGACCTCCATTGTGAAGAAATTCACGCACCTCACGGAGCCTGTCATGCAGCTCTACACATTCCAGATCTTGAAGGGGCTCCAGTACTTGCACGACAAGGGTGTTGTGCACCGCGACATCAAGGGCGAGAATATTCTCATCGACGGCTATGGCGTGGCGAAACTGGCGGACTTTGGGTGCAGCAAGTCACTGGCGAACATAGCAAACTCCAGCCAGGTGGGTTGTGGCACGCTGGTGGGGTCCCCGTTTTGGATGGCGCCGGAGGTCATTCGGAGCGAGGCGTACGGCACCAAGGCGGACATCTGGTCCGTTGGGTGCACCGTCGTGGAGATGCTCAACGGTGGCGAGCCGCCGTGGCGAGAGGAGTTCGACAACGTTTACTCCGCCATGTTTTATGTGGGCTCGACAAACGACATCCCGCAGATCCCGGAGGAGACGTCGGACCCGTGCCGTGCCTTCCTCTTTCGCTGCTTTGAGCGCGAGGTCATGAAGCGGGCCTCAGCGGAtgagctgctccagcacccGTGGCTGAAgtcggctgccgcggcgtcccACGCGGAGGATTCGAGCGACAACTTCTTGTCCTTCTCGACCGTTTTGTCCCCGTCGCTCAAACCCGCATACGACTGGCACCGCGCCGCGGGtttctcgcgcagcaccccGCACAGCTCTCGCGAGGACCTGACGTCACCGCTGaacggcagcaccgctcCCCAGCCACCAAACAGCAGCATCGCTAGCATCACCTCTAATGCCTCCAAGAAGTTAAAATAA
- a CDS encoding putative kinesin — MSSAGEVSVAAGSAVEGEDSRLRAGDALDEDDDDSATAASPTSTTSAATKAKKKKSAKTPTNRRASGSGIDVGDNDDGQALSRCLVYCRLRPTIKQDYKEGGHALVTLEDKRVVVKDERHYDFDGSFGPLAEQAEVFESVAIPCIDHAFNGFCSALMCYGQTGTGKSYTMCNTDPQHLGIIPRAAKYIFEKIQANQASDPTRTYTVTGQFVQIYRDHLGDLMVHEGKDRVEVHYDEENGVSLTGCTSHSLVSSKDFMRFYNEGNARRVIGSTAMNAESSRGHTAMVVYVTSEDTEDISKGKLRGKITFIDLAGYERFSKTGITNADPIRKDEAKTINASLLALGHVVSSLSSGTKHVPWRNAKLTRILQDSIGGRSRTSIILTVGPSSEHLYETTNTLQFGLRAMAVKVEAKVSVTVDYVKLSKKLMGLLSERDERISSLEVQIANRDAERQELLERYQRDRGDLEQRFAAELQQLTASGASEQQIRNLKEVYQAEIENLQDQQQEEIGYHDEIHSKEITQFIKEQKHQEAKSLMEMKLAQERLVEEFQRKLDNARGGTNEDLVRALQQLAEKDAILASRANDTARLHATIDALTAQVRSFGGTVQTDVDFPETFLDVSQVEEMRARLQGEVERNYNKVVDLSTQLDRASMLAHDRMEEVSKLQQEAERLHEKLVQAGVEISESNEELQELREKRAELVDPEELESLRLLMQADIDELRSQRDELQAELRRVNEARVRESVARRRNVLDGPDTLKRILAEDVGEGTEDMRDNAAREQGRGDSGNAADGVHKVGPKAKAMQRAYKKMIQKLNRQLSDSSRDRAALVQRIQQLERTLTLYGIPVQATPGCATEYKEAGASHVGNARGGPARPDASASDRESSSAESHTEESLLTAGSTDAALVLLFKEQEIEVRDGLIAQLEVQLSKAVSAYENDQKCIQELKALLRDAGETPPETSSSGSQPVEGVPLEEYSTLLRQLRSHNRKLLVELLVLQLRPKAEATELPTTQRLIFEEQLEERDTELEMKDEMLLEKNAMLQYMATLSARLINQMEALGLEPCCHLPERYQDLVKMEKDQLDIQAAKQRELEVHLQREQDEKQKMKRLLEAINAEREKGAAVLQQTELRNKELRERENSAMTALQELTERTIQKEMMRDEALRRTTHELMELQARCADQQHRRSSNLFERLLRSIIE, encoded by the coding sequence ATGAGCTCCGCTGGTGAGGTGAGCGTAGCCGCCGGATCGGCGGTGGAAGGCGAAGATTCACGTCTCCGCGCCGGCGATGCGTtagacgaggacgacgacgactcAGCAacggccgcctcgccaaCCTCGACAACGTCGGCTGCCACGAaggcgaaaaagaagaagtcGGCCAAGACGCCGACCAAcaggcgcgccagcggcagcggcatcgatgttggcgacaacgacgacggccAGGCCCTCTCTCGGTGTCTTGTGTACTGTCGACTGCGTCCCACCATCAAGCAGGATTACAAGGAAGGCGGCCATGCGCTCGTCACTCTGGAGGACaagcgcgtcgtcgtcaaAGATGAGCGTCACTACGACTTCGACGGCAGCTTCGGCCCGCTCGCCGAGCAGGCGGAAGTGTTCGAATCCGTCGCGATCCCGTGCATCGACCATGCTTTCAACGGCTTCTGCTCCGCGCTGATGTGTTACGGCCAGACCGGCACAGGGAAGTCCTACACCATGTGCAACACCGACCCCCAGCACCTCGGCATCATCCCCCGTGCGGCGAAGTACATCTTCGAGAAGATCCAAGCCAACCAGGCGAGCGACCCGACGCGCACGTACACGGTGACGGGCCAATTTGTGCAGATCTACCGCGATCACCTTGGCGACTTGATGGTGCATGAGGGCAAGGATCGGGTGGAGGTCCACTACGACGAGGAGAACGGGGTGTCGCTGACAGGGTGCACCTCCCACTCCTTGGTGAGCTCCAAGGACTTCATGCGCTTCTACAACGAGGGAAATGCGCGCCGTGTCATCGGGTCAACCGCCATGAACGCGGAGTCGAGCCGCGGGCACACCGCCATGGTGGTCTACGTCACGTCTGAGGACACGGAGGACATCAGCAAAGGTAAACTGCGCGGCAAGATCACGTTCATCGATCTGGCCGGGTACGAGCGCTTTAGCAAGACTGGCATCACCAATGCCGACCCGATCCGCAAGGATGAGGCTAAGACGATCAACGCATCTCTCCTGGCTCTCGGCCACGTCGTCAGCTCCCTCTCGTCCGGCACGAAGCACGTTCCGTGGCGCAATGCGAAGCTGACGCGCATCCTGCAGGACTCGATCGGcgggcgcagccgcacctcgATCATACTCACCGTTGGCCCCAGTAGCGAGCACCTGTACGAAACAACCAACACACTTCAGTTTGGTCTGCGCGCCATGGCCGTCAAGGTGGAGGCGAAGGTGTCTGTTACAGTCGACTACGTGAAGCTGTCGAAGAAGCTCATGGGGCTGCTGAGCGAGCGGGATGAGCGAATCAGCTCGTTGGAGGTGCAGATCGCCAACCGCGACGCGGAGCGGCAGGAGCTGCTTGAGCGCTATCAGCGCGATCGTGGCGATCTTGAGCAGCGCTTcgccgcggagctgcagcagctgaccGCGTCCGGGGCGAGTGAGCAGCAGATCCGAAACCTCAAGGAGGTCTACCAGGCGGAGATCGAGAACCTGCAGgaccagcagcaggaggagatcGGGTACCATGACGAGATCCACTCGAAGGAGATCACGCAGTTCATCAAGGAGCAAAAGCACCAAGAGGCGAAGAGCCTGATGGAGATGAAGCTAGCGCAAGAGCGCTTGGTCGAGGAGTTCCAGCGGAAGCTTGACAACGCCCGCGGCGGAACGAACGAGGAtcttgtgcgcgcgctgcagcaactCGCGGAGAAGGATGCCATTCTCGCCTCGCGTGCCAACGACACGGCTCGCCTACACGCCACCATCGACGCGCTCACGGCCCAGGTGCGGTCATTCGGTGGCACGGTGCAGACGGACGTCGACTTTCCGGAGACGTTTCTTGACGTCTcgcaggtggaggagatgcggGCCCGCCTGCAGGGTGAGGTGGAGCGCAACTACAACAAGGTAGTCGACCTGTCCACCCAGCTGGATCGCGCCTCGATGCTGGCGCACGATCGCATGGAGGAGGTGtcgaagctgcagcaggaggcaGAGCGGCTGCACGAGAAGCTTGTCCAGGCCGGTGTGGAGATCAGCGAGTCGaacgaggagctgcaggagcttcGTGAGAAGCGGGCTGAGCTGGTTGACCCCGAAGAGCTTGAGAGCCTTCGCTTGCTCATGCAGGCGGATATCGACGAGCTGCGCAGTCAGAGAGATGAACTGCAGGCAGAGTTGAGACGTGTGAacgaggcgcgcgtgcgggaGTCCGTGGCACGACGTCGCAACGTGCTGGACGGCCCCGATACGCTGAAGCGCATCCTTGCGGAGGACGTGGGGGAAGGCACGGAGGACATGCGCGACAACGCCGCACGTGAGCAGGGGCGTGGTGACTCCGGAAACGCTGCTGACGGGGTGCACAAGGTGGGGCCAAAGGCAAAGGCGATGCAGAGGGCGTACAAGAAGATGATTCAGAAGCTGAACCGCCAGCTGTCGGATAGCAGTCGTGATAGGGCTGCCCTCGTGCAACGCATTCAGCAGCTCGAGCGCACGCTCACGCTCTACGGCATCCCCGTGCAGGCGACACCCGGGTGCGCCACGGAGTATAAGGAGGCCGGGGCTAGTCACGTTGGCAACGCCAGGGGCGGGCCCGCTCGCCCAGACGCCTCCGCGTCAGACCGGGAGAGCTCCAGCGCTGAGAGTCACACAGAGGAGTCGCTGCTGACTGCTGGCAGCACAGACGCCGCGCTCGTGTTGCTTTTCAAGGAACAGGAGATTGAGGTGCGGGATGGCCTGATCGCTCAGCTTGAGGTGCAGCTGTCAAAGGCGGTGTCGGCATACGAAAACGATCAAAAATGTATTCAGGAGCTGAAGGCACTGCTACGCGATGCCGGTGAGACACCGCCAGAGACGTCGTCGAGCGGCTCGCAGCCGGTGGAGGGGGTGCCGCTCGAGGAGTACAGCACGCTGCTACGGCAGCTCCGTTCCCATAACCGCAAGCTTCTCGTGGAGCTACTTGTGCTGCAGTTGCGTCcaaaggcggaggcgacggagtTACCCACGACCCAGCGGTTGATCttcgaggagcagctggaggaaCGAGACACGGAGCTGGAGATGAAGGATGAAATGCTGCTTGAGAAGAACGCGATGCTGCAGTACATGGCGACGCTGAGCGCGCGGCTCATCAATCAGATGGAGGCGCTGGGCCTCGAGCCGTGCTGTCATCTGCCGGAGCGCTATCAAGACCTTGTCAAGATGGAGAAGGACCAGCTTGACATCCAGGCAGCAAAGCAGCGCGAGCTGGAAgtgcacctgcagcgggAGCAGGACGAGAAGCAGAAGATGAAACGACTGCTCGAGGCGATCAACGCCGAGCGTGAAAAGGGCGCTGCCGTCCTTCAGCagacggagctgcgcaacaAGGAActgcgcgagcgcgagaACAGCGCGATGACGGCACTACAGGAGCTCACAGAGCGAACGATACAGAAGGAAATGATgcgcgacgaggcgctgcggcgcaccacgCACGAGCTTATGGAACTGCAGGCGCGTTGCGCTgatcagcagcaccgccgcagctccaACCTCTTCGAGCGGCTTCTCCGCAGCATCATTGAATAA